In Candidatus Thermoplasmatota archaeon, the following are encoded in one genomic region:
- a CDS encoding glycoside hydrolase family 15 protein — translation MITMLAGNSRILLTVDELGNWAQLYYPYAGQYQHLREVRLGIFDAETRRFSWLSEPGPTGWRIEQSLVAQSNAAETAYHGTELEVRVTDMVHSNHDLVIRRIRVRNHGPRVRKLRVFHYQSLTIQESMYQDTCYWDSERKTVNHYKRNFYFQLWGRPDFTGFTCGEHTLKGLRGSHVDAEDGKLEGGLISHGAADSVVQWDVEVQPDGEAIVYLLVMVGQSRHAVNAFYAMLSRRDPAGLSREAIDFWRHWLSNKSLRIPADLSRTAQDVYERTVFLLRDCASVNGAVVASPDPRTLKGSGDTYTYNWWRDGGYISKAMDEVGLYEYAHRFLQFAAKCQEDEGYFLHRHFPDGTVGSTWHPPPFIQADQTATVLAAAWHHFKRHGDLDQLLELWPMVKKGANWLESFVDERGLPKPSFDLWEERKTVNAYTCAAVSHGLERAARIGEQLGKETTRWHQVARRMREATLEHLWDDARGCFRKSIDPLDETIDASTLLAVKLGVLEPSDKRAERLVQAIEARLWNAEVGGLARYENDTYYGKENPWIICTLWLAEAHLLLGREKRCLELIEWAADTASQTFLLPEQLDGRTGEHTSVTPLTWSHSTFADVVNKYRRHREGVADDRTE, via the coding sequence ATGATCACGATGCTCGCCGGCAACTCGCGCATCCTACTCACGGTCGACGAGCTTGGCAACTGGGCCCAGCTGTACTACCCGTACGCGGGTCAGTACCAACATCTCCGCGAGGTCCGCCTTGGGATCTTCGACGCCGAGACGCGCCGCTTCTCGTGGCTCTCCGAGCCGGGCCCCACGGGCTGGCGGATCGAGCAGTCGCTCGTGGCGCAATCGAACGCGGCCGAGACGGCCTACCACGGCACGGAGCTTGAGGTGCGCGTGACCGACATGGTCCACTCCAACCACGACCTCGTCATCCGGCGCATTCGCGTCCGGAACCACGGGCCGCGCGTGCGCAAGCTTCGTGTCTTCCACTATCAATCGCTTACCATCCAGGAATCGATGTACCAGGACACCTGCTACTGGGACAGCGAGCGAAAGACGGTGAACCACTACAAGCGCAACTTCTACTTCCAGCTCTGGGGCCGCCCCGACTTCACCGGGTTCACCTGCGGCGAGCACACCCTGAAGGGCCTGCGCGGCTCGCACGTCGACGCCGAGGACGGCAAGCTCGAGGGCGGCCTCATCAGCCACGGCGCGGCCGACTCGGTCGTGCAGTGGGACGTCGAGGTGCAACCCGACGGCGAGGCGATCGTCTACCTGCTCGTGATGGTGGGCCAAAGCCGCCACGCGGTGAACGCGTTCTACGCCATGCTTTCGCGCCGCGACCCGGCGGGCCTCTCGCGCGAGGCGATCGACTTCTGGCGCCACTGGCTCTCGAACAAGAGCCTGCGGATCCCCGCCGACCTCTCCCGCACGGCCCAGGACGTGTACGAGCGCACGGTCTTCCTGCTGCGCGACTGCGCCTCCGTGAACGGGGCCGTCGTCGCCTCGCCCGACCCGCGCACGCTCAAGGGCAGCGGAGACACGTACACGTACAATTGGTGGCGCGACGGCGGCTACATCAGCAAGGCCATGGACGAGGTGGGCTTGTACGAGTACGCGCACCGGTTCCTCCAGTTCGCGGCCAAGTGCCAGGAGGACGAGGGTTACTTCCTGCACCGCCACTTCCCGGACGGCACCGTGGGCAGCACGTGGCATCCTCCTCCCTTCATCCAGGCCGACCAGACGGCCACGGTGCTCGCCGCCGCCTGGCACCACTTCAAGCGCCACGGCGACCTCGACCAGCTCCTCGAGCTTTGGCCCATGGTGAAGAAGGGCGCCAACTGGCTCGAGAGCTTCGTCGACGAGCGGGGGCTGCCCAAGCCGAGCTTCGACCTGTGGGAGGAGCGCAAGACGGTCAACGCCTACACGTGCGCGGCCGTGTCGCACGGCCTCGAGCGCGCGGCCCGCATCGGCGAGCAGCTCGGCAAGGAGACGACCCGGTGGCACCAGGTCGCGCGCCGCATGCGCGAGGCCACCCTCGAGCACCTCTGGGACGACGCGCGCGGCTGCTTCCGGAAGTCCATCGATCCCCTGGACGAGACGATCGACGCCTCGACGCTCCTTGCCGTGAAGCTCGGGGTGCTCGAGCCCTCCGACAAGCGGGCCGAGCGCCTCGTGCAGGCCATCGAGGCGCGGCTGTGGAACGCGGAGGTGGGCGGGCTTGCGCGGTACGAGAACGACACGTACTACGGCAAGGAGAACCCGTGGATCATCTGCACGCTGTGGCTGGCCGAGGCGCACCTGCTGCTGGGCCGAGAGAAGCGATGCCTTGAGCTCATCGAGTGGGCGGCGGACACCGCCTCGCAGACGTTCCTCCTGCCCGAGCAGCTGGACGGCCGCACGGGCGAGCACACGTCCGTGACGCCGCTCACCTGGAGCCATTCGACGTTCGCCGACGTCGTGAACAAGTACCGCCGCCATCGCGAGGGCGTGGCGGACGACCGCACCGAATGA
- a CDS encoding ROK family protein, with the protein MTARDAPTVGVDVGATNVRAALVAPDGRILAAERQALGDERPPERVAAVVSECVDRVRSKSDVPPAGLGVGVAGQVDADKGVVRFAPNLGWRDVPFGEKLRARTGLPVVLANDVRAATLGEWNHGAGRGAEDLVCVYVGTGIGGGVVSGGRLLQGVSGLAGELGHVPVAVGGAACSCGGRGCVEAYAGGWAIARRAMQMAAADSRAGKLLLDLAGGDPAAVTSALVARADHDGDPLARRVVDDAAEALSAACVGLVNAFNPQILIVGGGVVVGLPRLVGAVARAVEERALPASRESVRVVPAELGDDAGAVGAAVLARKFR; encoded by the coding sequence TTGACCGCCCGTGACGCGCCCACCGTCGGCGTGGACGTCGGGGCGACCAACGTGCGCGCCGCACTCGTCGCTCCGGACGGCCGCATCCTTGCCGCCGAACGGCAAGCGCTGGGCGACGAGCGTCCGCCCGAGCGCGTCGCCGCCGTTGTGTCGGAATGCGTCGACCGCGTCCGCTCGAAATCCGACGTCCCACCGGCGGGCCTTGGCGTGGGCGTGGCCGGGCAGGTCGACGCGGACAAGGGCGTCGTCCGCTTCGCCCCCAACCTCGGCTGGCGGGACGTTCCGTTCGGCGAGAAGCTTCGCGCGCGGACGGGGCTTCCCGTCGTGCTCGCAAACGACGTGCGTGCGGCCACGCTTGGCGAGTGGAACCACGGCGCCGGACGCGGCGCCGAGGACCTCGTCTGCGTGTACGTGGGGACCGGAATCGGCGGCGGCGTCGTCTCCGGCGGACGGCTGCTGCAGGGCGTCTCCGGGCTTGCAGGCGAGCTTGGCCACGTGCCTGTGGCCGTGGGCGGGGCCGCGTGCAGCTGCGGGGGACGCGGGTGCGTCGAAGCCTACGCGGGCGGATGGGCGATCGCACGCCGCGCCATGCAGATGGCCGCGGCCGACTCCCGGGCCGGGAAGCTCCTGCTCGACCTTGCCGGCGGCGACCCGGCGGCCGTGACGAGCGCTCTTGTCGCGCGCGCCGACCACGACGGCGACCCTTTGGCCCGGCGCGTCGTCGACGACGCCGCCGAGGCCCTGTCGGCCGCCTGCGTGGGCCTTGTCAACGCGTTCAATCCGCAGATCCTCATCGTGGGCGGCGGCGTCGTCGTGGGCTTGCCGCGCCTCGTGGGCGCCGTCGCGCGCGCGGTGGAGGAGCGGGCGCTCCCCGCCTCGCGCGAGTCGGTGCGCGTGGTCCCGGCGGAGCTTGGCGACGACGCCGGCGCGGTGGGCGCGGCGGTCCTCGCGCGGAAGTTCCGCTGA
- a CDS encoding glycoside hydrolase family 57 protein, with translation MCFYFQVHQPMRLARLRVFDSIPVERYWDHAKNKAIFDRVADKCYLPTNRLLLDLIREHGGRFKVAFSLSGTFVEQANRFRPEVMDSFRELARTGCVEFLEETYYHSLAGLWEDQSEYREQIREHRELMKRELSAEPRIFRNTELIYDNRIAGTIESLGYDAMMTEGTEKILGWRSPNYVYRPARAGSKLKVLLKNYRLSDDVAFRFSTGPSWPEWPLTADKYASWLSQAEGASVNLFMDYETFGEHNWPESGIFDFLRHLPRFALAHPHVSFVTPSEVVQHNEPVGEIEVPFAISWADTERDVSAWLHNEMQHLCFNELREMAPLVREANDPALTHAWRLLQTSDHLYYCTTKHMGDQDIHTYFSPYDSPYQAFVNYQNAIRDLRAKLLARTGGKALH, from the coding sequence GTGTGCTTCTATTTTCAGGTCCACCAGCCCATGCGCTTGGCGCGGCTTCGCGTGTTCGACTCGATCCCCGTCGAGCGATACTGGGACCACGCGAAGAACAAAGCCATCTTCGACCGCGTGGCCGACAAGTGCTACCTCCCGACCAACCGGCTGCTCCTCGATCTCATCCGCGAGCACGGCGGGCGGTTCAAGGTGGCGTTCTCGCTCTCGGGCACGTTCGTCGAGCAGGCCAACCGGTTCCGCCCGGAGGTCATGGACAGCTTCCGTGAGCTCGCGCGGACCGGCTGCGTCGAGTTCCTGGAGGAGACGTACTACCACTCCCTCGCGGGTCTCTGGGAGGACCAGAGCGAGTACCGGGAGCAGATTCGCGAGCACCGGGAGCTCATGAAACGCGAGCTCTCCGCCGAGCCGCGGATCTTCCGGAACACCGAGCTCATCTACGACAACCGCATCGCGGGCACGATCGAGTCGCTCGGCTACGACGCCATGATGACCGAGGGGACCGAGAAGATCCTCGGCTGGCGATCGCCCAACTACGTGTATCGCCCCGCGCGCGCCGGAAGCAAGCTCAAGGTCCTTCTGAAGAACTACCGGCTCTCGGACGACGTTGCCTTCCGCTTCTCGACGGGCCCCTCGTGGCCCGAGTGGCCGCTCACCGCCGACAAGTACGCGAGCTGGCTTTCCCAGGCCGAAGGCGCAAGCGTCAACCTGTTCATGGACTACGAGACCTTCGGCGAGCACAACTGGCCCGAATCGGGCATCTTCGACTTCCTGCGCCACCTGCCACGCTTTGCGCTCGCCCATCCGCACGTTTCCTTCGTGACGCCATCGGAGGTCGTGCAACACAACGAGCCCGTAGGCGAGATCGAGGTGCCCTTTGCCATCTCGTGGGCCGACACCGAGCGGGACGTCTCGGCGTGGCTTCACAACGAGATGCAGCACCTCTGCTTCAACGAGCTGCGCGAGATGGCGCCGCTCGTGCGCGAGGCCAACGACCCGGCCCTCACGCACGCCTGGCGCCTGCTGCAGACGAGCGACCATCTGTACTACTGCACGACCAAGCACATGGGCGACCAGGACATCCACACGTACTTCTCGCCGTACGACTCGCCCTACCAAGCTTTCGTGAACTACCAGAACGCGATCCGCGACCTGCGGGCAAAGCTCCTCGCCCGGACGGGGGGGAAGGCGCTCCATTGA
- a CDS encoding glycosyltransferase family 4 protein, with product MKVAMIGWEFPPFLAGGLGVHCLELTLQLAKLGVEIDFYMPRVAAEGDLRVADAHRHLNIIEVEAEPIASPYGGTRKRGYDAAFNDAVAQYNARLAREFRSHDADLIHAHDWITAPAALHLRGVTGKPLVWTCHSTEWDRSAGFYPQSWIMDVERRVSREADAVISVSRYTGHELARLYGADRSRLVPVHNGVDFAKFSTAAERDYGAVRRRVLFLSRVSRQKGPMHFMEMARRVLRSRRDVEFVVAGKGEMLGEMVRFAAHEGIARNVTFAGYVPEDRLPEVYRQSDVYVLPSVSEPFGISVLEAMTSGLPTIVSKTTGVGENLAHVLKTDYWDADEMADLVLSLLDHRVLRETLGRNGALEVRKFTWAACGRKTKDVYEGVLGRGRPARGYAS from the coding sequence ATGAAGGTGGCGATGATCGGTTGGGAGTTCCCGCCGTTCCTGGCGGGAGGCCTTGGCGTCCATTGCCTCGAGCTCACGCTCCAGCTTGCCAAGCTTGGCGTCGAGATCGACTTCTACATGCCCCGCGTCGCCGCCGAGGGGGACCTTCGGGTGGCCGACGCGCACAGGCACCTCAACATCATCGAGGTCGAGGCCGAACCGATCGCTTCCCCGTACGGAGGCACCCGCAAGCGCGGCTACGATGCGGCGTTCAACGACGCCGTCGCGCAGTACAACGCGCGCCTGGCCCGCGAATTCCGATCCCACGACGCCGACCTCATCCACGCCCACGACTGGATCACGGCGCCGGCCGCCCTGCACCTGCGCGGCGTCACGGGCAAGCCGCTCGTCTGGACCTGCCACTCGACGGAGTGGGACCGAAGCGCCGGCTTCTACCCTCAGTCGTGGATCATGGACGTCGAGCGCCGCGTCTCGCGGGAGGCCGACGCCGTCATCAGCGTCTCGCGCTACACGGGCCACGAGCTCGCCCGCCTCTACGGCGCCGATCGCTCGCGCCTCGTGCCCGTCCACAACGGGGTCGACTTCGCAAAGTTCTCCACCGCGGCGGAGCGGGACTACGGCGCCGTGCGCCGGCGCGTGCTGTTCCTCTCGCGCGTCTCGCGCCAGAAGGGGCCCATGCACTTCATGGAGATGGCCCGTCGCGTTCTCCGCTCGCGGCGGGACGTCGAGTTCGTGGTGGCCGGCAAGGGCGAGATGCTCGGGGAGATGGTGCGCTTCGCCGCGCACGAGGGCATCGCGCGCAACGTCACGTTCGCCGGGTACGTGCCCGAGGACCGCCTTCCCGAGGTCTACCGCCAGTCCGACGTCTACGTGCTGCCGTCGGTCTCCGAGCCCTTTGGCATCAGCGTGCTCGAGGCCATGACCTCGGGCTTGCCGACGATCGTGAGCAAGACGACGGGCGTGGGCGAGAACCTCGCGCACGTGCTCAAGACCGACTATTGGGACGCCGACGAGATGGCCGACCTCGTCCTCTCGCTTCTGGACCACCGCGTCCTGCGGGAGACCCTCGGGCGCAACGGCGCGCTCGAGGTCCGCAAGTTCACCTGGGCGGCCTGCGGACGCAAGACGAAGGACGTGTACGAGGGCGTGCTGGGACGGGGACGGCCGGCGCGGGGGTACGCCAGTTGA